Part of the Nymphalis io chromosome 8, ilAglIoxx1.1, whole genome shotgun sequence genome, tttcaGCAAACAATACAGGCTCAATGCGACCCGCTACAGCGCCGGAGATGCCTGGCACTCCAGGTGGctgcggcggcgcgggcgctaCGACGGGCGAGCATGAGCCGGAGAGCAGCGGCCTGCCCAGCAGTGCGGCTTGGGAGGAGGACGAGGCGGGCGCGCCGGCGCTCGTGCTGTACGTCGTGGAGCCGCCCGCCGCGCACGCGCACCGCCCGCGCGCACTCAACGCGCTGCTGCGGCTCGCCGCACAGGCGCATCACCACCTGCACCACCACAACCCGCTCATCAAGGTATTGTATAAGCATGCTGCCTGCAACTAAAACGACCCGTTTTATTGTCTATATTAGgtcatttaatataacatttaggAACAATATGGATATTAAATTTTCTCGAAGACATATATcgtataaaaaaaagcatattattttaacatcctacaaactgttattattattttatgtctttataatatgtcgatatttattataactactaaataaatttataactttttttatcacACAGATAATATCATTAGAAGGTGTCTGTGAGACATGGGGTGCGCTAGGCAGCACCGACGTAGGCGGCATCAGTGGCGGTGCGGGCGGCGGCACGGAGGTGCGCGCGCTGGCCTTCAGCGTGTTCAGCAGCGCCCGCCGGCTACTCTCGCACTCGCCTGCCGGAAAGTCTCTGACGGGCTTCGGCACTGCCGCCAATGCCAATCTTTTCCTTAGCTCGAAAGATgtgagttatttaatattattattgacatcTCTTATATAAGtgccattatttatataaatgtgtgaGAAAGAagaacagttttatttttcagctgtattcgatatttgaaattaaaaagctACAATAACTTTGGTAAAATGTTACGCTCAACTAGCGTAGATAAAcgccagaaaaagaaaaaaatatatggttaagatttgtgattaaaaataacatttttctataCACAGGAGAAAAACCGCGCACCATACAAACTATTCTCTCCCGCTTGGGTTCTGGCACCTCCGCGTGCGCTCAAGGAGGTGGCGGAGACGTGGGGTACGACATGCGGCGACCAGAGTGCCGTGTTATTCCTGGCTTACTGTTTGTCGCACGATCAGCGCTGGCTGCTGGCCGCCGCCACAGACGCCCGCGGCGAACTACTCGATACCGCCGCGATCAACATACACGTACCCGCCAGGTAAATAACCTTATGTATATTAagccaattatataaaatttaaatgaaacaatctTTCAaagagaataataataataaatctaacaATTGGTCGGATAAAGCCGGAAATAAAACCATCTATACCCTGTACAAGTTAGCTTGATCTTTTTGACAGATGTAAATTTTTCTGATCGACATAACTTTGCAATgacgaacatatttttttcttaatttaatgattttaaaaattgtaaaaatattaaaaaaatacatataacacaaaaGTCCCTAAAGATTCTAGCGTTATCCGAAAATTTTAAGACTTTTTATTGCTTCAAAGTAAAATCTAAATAGGAAAATTATAGACGCTTGTACAATGTTACATCGGTCGGACGGATGGGACGCGAATAACAGGCAGTAACTGTTACATCGATTACAAAACGGGGGTCCTTTTGGTTGGGGTCTCTTTAGCTGGTATAActctttttagaaaaataaggtaaaaaaaataattgaattctaatttgaattacgaaaagtgaaaaaaaaattcgaccCATCTTTCTTTGGGAAAGTTGTTTACTTTCATGGTCTGAACCACCTATTTAAATTTAGCAGGAGGTCCAAAAATAACcctgtaatattaaataggtacttattatgaatattgacCCACCGTCGCTTATCTACCCAATGTTTTATATGTCTAATGCAATAAAGAATTTCACACATAATACCATCCACCATCTCGTCACAGTTACGAGtaatttaaaacgttattttttggactactatttatagatattttctgTTTCCCATCCCTAGCCCGTCTGTCAAAAAGATCAAGCTAACTTGTACAggttataattcatatataataatacattttctctttttttagaTCGAGACGGAAGAGAGGCGGTCCGGCGCGAAGGCTAGGCTTAACAAAATTAATGGACTTTACTTTGGGTGTTATGTCGCAATCAGTTCAGCCCTGGCGACTTGTCGTTGGTCGTGTCGGAAGAATCGGCCACGGAGAACTTAAAGGTATTTAATACAGCGatgtattttagaaaaaataactcTGACGTTATatctacataataattaataaatatgaggaTTTAGATAATGATACGATTAAACGGTTAAATCGAtgagaaatttattttagttacctATCAGCTTATGAAAGCAATCGCTTTTCAGGGTGGAGCTGGCTGTTATCTCGACCGAATTTGAATCGCGCCTCGAATATGCTCCGCGAAATGTGTGGTAGCTGTTCACTGCTGTATCCGACCGGCGCACCCTGCATCTTGTCCGCCTGCCTTGTGTCAACGGAGCCCGATTCCTGCCTTCGCCTCATGGCCGACCGCTTCACACCAGATGAACGCTTTTCGCAGGCTTCAATCCAGTCGCATTTGCATACGCCTCGTGACGTCACAGCTACGCACATTCTCGTCTTTCCTACATCTGCTACTACTCAGGTATACCAACGATTCTTATTGTTATACCGTGAAAATTGAATTTTCACTTCTACTATCAAATGTCATTTAGTTACATTTATGAATGACCTAAAAGACAAGTAATCTTTTAATCGTTAGTTTTTGAACATcacaagtatttttatttatataaattgttaaatatgttatagTCAAATCAAATGCCATTCGAGCCACCAAACGCCAACGGCGAGGAGAACGACATGCTGCTTGGTCTGGTGGACATGGTGGACGAAGATATGGGCGAAGAGAACATGACGGATCTGCTCATCAGCGACATGTTCATGTGGCCTGCCGGCAGCCCGCGCGCCTCTCCCAGAAGGCACGATGATGAGGCCAGCAGGGAGGGTAGTCCTGCGAGGCACGCACATCTTAATGCCACTGGGGCGTACCCTCGCGACGATGACCATCAGCCGGTCAGTAAATGCCTGGGTCTAGTAGTTTAGTTgaaatacttaaatacattaaaagctTATGGAGTATAACAGTGTTTTAATGAATCCTATTAATGGTGATGTACAGGAACAAGTGGGCACAGTCCTGCAGCAGCCGCTGGCGCTGGGGTACCTGGTGTCTACGGCGCCCCTGGGCGCGATGCCAGGCTGGTGGTGGGCGAGTTGCTGGCATCTACGTGACGCGTGCCCTGCCTTCCTCAAAAACGCCTTACACCTGCAGTGCGCCGTGGCGCCCCACGACGACTATACGTCGATTACTCAGCGCCGCGACCACAACACGCATCCGCTCGATTCAACCACCACCACTGACGTTTTAcggtatttacatttatatgtctttatttatataaatttcgaaagtattagcgaataatatatattagacaaTAGTATAATGGAATATATGCAGCACtctattatttgtaaacaagtCCAGTCCAAAGTTACTTTACACAAGCAAGaactatattcaaataatacaaagtaatattaacccTAATATTTACAGATATGTTTTGGAAGGCTACAATGCGCTGTCGTGGTTGGCGCTTGACGGTACGACGCATGACCGACTGTCTTGCCTGCCGCTACACGTACAGGTGCTCATGCAGCTGTACCACACCGCCGCCGCCATCGGCTAGACCGGCCATCTGGAACTTTATGTTACAGATGTACTACATTAATGTGCTAGCAATTGTCGACAGTGTGTCCTGGAAGTTTTATATTCAGTGAAGTTTTTATGTGGTGAAGTGTTGAGAAATGGAGCACTCAGGATAATAGTTGAATGAATAGGTGCGCCATCTGAAGTGTTGGTTAccatttatagtaataaaattatttattggagTTGGTGTGAAGGATGTCGCAGGTCtgtattcaaaataatgttgacctattttacatgtatttaaaaatcagTCTATTATCTAGACAAGTATATtaatcgaaatatataattattaattgaaattgatttcttatacatttttttactattttatatgtttcattaattttatttgatattttggtattattataatataaagaaatacagACTTGCGATAGATCTTACCGTTGTTAAAGATTAATGAAGTCCATTGAATGAATTAAAAAGTACAACATCTAAAACATGTATTCGACAGGGGTATGTCATTGAACAAGGTTACTTTTGTagccataatataatataggtatcaaaataatgtatttttttttttcgtaaaatctCTTGAGATTATAATCTTTTAGGGAAAATTAATATGGAATGattgattacaataaatttgtGATGAATTTTACAGTAATAGGAATGTATGGATTCTTTTCCAATAGAACTCATTCTTCAAAGCATATAGCATTCTTAGATGAAGCAGTACTtaggtaaattaattatatggtATGGCTCGTTTGTAGGATGGCTCGAGTAGGGACAAGTTATTGTTGTCAAGGTTTGATGTTTAGCCCTAGTAAGGGTAGTTGAGCTGGGTTATGAATAGTTGTTATAGTAAAATGAAAGAGTGGTAACTTTATTGTTGCcccttattattataagctgtttttaagacaattatattaatattaaaagtagcctgttatatttttcaacatCAGGCATACATTTGTTGTTAAGAAACATCTTATAGTAACAAGAGTACCATCTGGATGAGTAAGTTACCGCGACTTTGTACGAATATCGAAATGTTACATTAAAcaataagaaaatttatataaaaaaaaatattagataagcCGGGGAACTATTATGAATAAACAAATTCAATCTTACAAAGGTCCAATTCGGAATACAAAGATGGTTTTTACTGTAACCATAGTTTTTGAGATTTAGTCTCGTTAGGGAATTTCATTTTCATCTTTACTCATATGTATAAGATATCTTCCATTGTAGTCTTTCGAAAAGAAATATCATTCTTCCGTGATCTCACACTCCATAAGAAAAAACCTCATTTTCTATAGTGTAATCTCCCACTTTTAGGCTTTTAATGGTAATCCATTGccaattttaattcaatcaaatcaatttatattttatctacaattttatatgtttcTCTAATTCTTTTTGTAACCgacatatatttacaatttcatttgtATGAAAGATCTTAAATCTAACCTGTATTATATACCCAATTAatcattagtatttttttaaataaagctatgtttaaataaaaacatctatGAAAACTAACCTAGAGTCTATTGTACTTGATAGCTTAGTGCTAGTGTTTTGGAATGATTTTATATCTGTACCATGCTAGATGGACGGAGTCTGTGAATATCGTAGTTCTTTTCTTCTAGCAGTTTGAGAGTTTTGATTGACAGTCCGACTTCTCGTTTCGATCTTAAGTCTTCTTTCTAATCATGGTTATCCGAAATATGTAGATTGTCACAAGTTAATTATTGccgttgtaatattattattataatgttgttgTGCTacgtataatgtaatatattatttttattttatgtttcaagCCGGTATGAATTACCAAAGGTGTTAGCTATTCGAATAgtgatttagatatttttaccGTCACATATTTTCGTAGTAATCTTGATTTGACAGGGTTCCGTTTTCGTCTCTATTacatttaatgaaaacaatttttttttttaatcaattttaaaattatatttgtacagacatttttttttaatttaaattttaataaattttctatcattttattacgtatgaattaaaatcatgtagttgaaattttacattaGATCAATTAACTCATAATTTAAAGCTCGGGTCTGTATTGACCGTGCACAGTTTTATATCCAGGGATCAAAGGCTCAACGTCggttgacataaaaaaaaaaacatttctttgaAATAATGAATAACGTTagtcgaaaatattaaaatataatgttaagtgAACTGCCAAGCGTCCGCGTCGATAGCGCGTGTGGGAAGGGTAATAACATTCTAAAAACAGTGTGTCTAGAAATATCGTTTTCTTATGATAATGAACCTCCAATCGGAAAATAATTAGTAACACCAATAGTTTACGGTTATGAATAGTAATAAAGAGAGCCCTCTAGATCATGTTCGGAACATTagcatttgtataattatagctcgttttatataactattaatgaGAAACCATTGTAACGACAGCACCGTTGATAGGTCGAATCTCTTACATTTTGAGTAGGTATatgaaattttctattttaataaaattaaaggtaaGTTATAGGCAGGCGTCATAaagatattgtataatatatacataagtaagaCACATGGGATGATCTTTGTAATACCGTGGCACAGGTGAAGTGTCtcaaataatattgcaattccGTTGGGACTCTGGaagttatatgtttatttgttgaACAAAATGATAACATTAAACTGTAATGATTAAAGTTTCGTTGCTTATTACCTGATTAATTTTAGTTGCAAACATGTTCGATCAGTGACGAACGCTGATTGTAGGCAAATTGTACAGGCTCTGTATAGAGGCGTCGTGACTCGTTTCGTGCcggtatacataaattatttaattgtagcgACGTGACGGCTACATCGCGTATTAACTGAATTATGGCTAgttgaatataaaatgttttaaatgtgttaCAGCATTTGAGAATATTTAATGATGttgtatatagtttatattttgttttgtaaaacgacaatttgtaaatataattgaagtaGTGATGTACCGTTAATTATTTGCCCACTTTGCCGATGTATAATGGAGCACGTTTTAAAGAAACCACTCGTAATATTTTGTACAGTTGTTAAGCGAGATTCGTAgttgaatgaattatttttaagattacgTTTTTGatccttttttttgttattgtgaatttgtcaatttttttaggGAATTGGGATTGTACTGTATATAGACCACACCATTTCGTCATATATTAGTTTGTAAGCGGACAAATCTGATGATTGTAATGGAAATCAAATTTTCTCAATAGAGCAATCATTAGGTATTCGTAAACAAAAGTTAGTGTAAtacttgatattaatataactttataaataactgtgaaaataggtaataataattatgaataaaatattacatatttataataacattttattttatacccacaattcattaatattcacacatgtgaaattaattaaaattagcttacaaatttataacaatgaGTGTCGATTTATACTTAATATCGAATATTAACTCGGAGGACAccttaacaattattatacatagacaAAGTCGCCTACGCCCGAAAtaagtatgtaaaaaaaattatgaaactgCAATGCCTattgttctttaaaataatataattattctaatattagAACTAGAAATACacgtttgatattttaaaagcagTTATCAAATAAATCACCTGATATTTACATAACGACAAAGTAAGAAGAAAGTAAGTTCGTACTTAACAAATTCCTAAAAAAATTTTGGTCACAAATTTTCATTACAGTACagaagtacagtaacagcctgttaatgtcccactgctgggctaaaggcctcctctcctctttttgaggagaaggtttggagcttattccaccacgctgctccaatgcgggttggtagaatccacatgtggcagaatttcaatgaaattagacacatgcaggtttcctcacgatgttttccttcaccttcttccttgcatgagatgaattatagtcacaaattacgcatatgaaaattcagtggtgcttgcccgggtttgaacccacgatcatcggttaagattcacgcgttcgaaccactgggccatctcgacttaaattagataatatataaattttcagtaCTAAGCCCAAATGTGGGCTGCAAAAGAAATGTGACTATTAGCGACTCGCCGGTTTAGGTTCTGATATTgcagttactttcacatttgtatatcttacataattatattttgggtTATTGGTCTTAATTTGTCTAAATTCAGTGTCAAAAAATTTCAGATGTCTTTCCTGATAAAAACGCAATTATTCCacaaaaaactatttacttaataaaattttaaaaatattgacttacGCGCAGCCTAACCGGTGGGTCCAATACGTATAAATTGTACACAGGTTTGCTTATATAACGAAGGTGAGcactaagaaataattaatgaaaattgaatTAGGGGTTGAATTAAGGGTTGGGTAAAGTTGAAAATGTGTATTCAAATGCGTATATTTTTTGATAGAAACAAGGGAATAGGTATTTATGATCTTGCTTAAAGtaaaatttctatattaaagcgtttattttaacattacaaaAAGGTTAATTTGCGAATTTAATggtaaattaagtttaaaaactttatttatttaccaaaattgaatttagattgaaaattctaattttaatgcATCCGGTATCTATGTGAGATAAATCACAATATTAAGTTGAAGACAGTTTAGAcaagctattaaaatattatcaaaatttcgtaataaatatctaatgtCCCATATAAATATTCTCAGCTAAAGTAATTCAATTGAATTCTTTCATTTTCTTCAAGCTCTAAATATTTCGATATTGTACTTAGATTGGGAATAAAAAGCTTAGGCTGTATCGTTCTTGATCGTTGCCTACTCTATCAAAAACGACAACTTAAATCGAGTTGACGTCTTGTCTTGTAGACGTTGACGTTGatagcataaaaaataaaaatagaaaatattgaaaGTCCAAGATCGATATTTGCTATCATACTTCAATGTTTTCATTGATTGGAACTAATTTAGTTAACATATATAACTATTCAGCTAGTTTTTCGTTTATGTACCTTTATTGTTGACAGTCTTTGTGTTTGCCTTAACTAACAGTTATATAGATCTTATTAAGATCATTAAGGCACAATGAAGATTAATGAGAAAAATTTGTGTGCGTTCGCTTCATCAGCAACACCAGTAGATCGTGAGGGATGGCTAGACATGAGAGGCGAAGTAGGAAAAAGCTACCAACGTAAATGGTTTACGTTAAAAGGAAATCTACTGttttattttgagaaaaaaGGAGATAAGGAGCCAATTGGTGTTGTTATACTAGAAGGATGCACAATTGGTAAATTATTTgctaaaatacatattaataaagtgttagtgttttaatttttttcattaaaaagtattttcatttaGATAGACTGCTTAGATTTATATACTGTTTTACAGAATTGACTGAAGAAGAGTCATACAGTTTCAAGATAGTGTTCCACTGTGAAAGTGGACGTACATTTTTCTTGTGTACGAACTCACAAGCCTCTATGGAGGCTTGGATGAAGGCTTTGGCTTGTGCAAGCTATGATTATATGAAGTTGATGGTGGCTGAGTTGCAGAGACAGCTGGATGAAGCTCAGGGTAATAAACACAATCCATATTTAAGtcattgttgttgtttttataattacctGTTGAAGTAATGAAAATGTGTTACAGCTGAAGAAGCTGCCGAGGCTGCTGCATTAGTTACAGTTACATCTCCTGAAGAAGAACCCAAGGTTCCTCCCCGGGGTCAACGCTACAATCCCTTCAACAAAGCACCTGAAGGAGAGACTAAAGCTGTGCCGGGGAGTAGACACCGTAAGTAAACTGTTGCAGTTTTCAACTGTAGGTCAATATCTCAAGCAAGTTATCATTTCTAAAATTCTTAGTGATAACcgaaatataggtatatatggtgattagtatgaaataaataaacattatattcatatttgaaCATCGGATTATTCTTCTGAATAAATCactcaatcaaaataaataaagtcttaAATATAGGTTTACTAATATTTGATCATTAATAGTTATTCTATGGACAAAAAAGCCAAGCTATGCATGGCTTGTTTTGACGTTCAAATGAACAACAAAACTTAACGATATGAAGCGACAATAGAACTAAATGTTCCAGTGgcttatataagttttattcttTCAGATAAAGAGAGTGTGAAATCAGAGCTTCCCcgtaaaaaaataccatttcgAGATATCCACAAATCCTATGGTCGAAAGATCCTATCAGATCGCAGCGAGTGGCGCGCGCGACTGCGCATGCGCGATGAGGCTGTGGAGCGACCTCTCATACAGCTGTGAGGATAATTATATACACGTAAAAGCAATGCGGTATTGAAGATGACGCTATATCTCACTGCAATTTCAGTTGGACGAGTTATGAAGTTGGCTATGATTTGTTAATTTGGCAGTATTGGAGAACATGCTGGCaagatttatatgaaattgcaAACATCAGATTGTGAATGACATTGTCatgattataacatatattttattgcatattatataaagttcaatatgtttataaaatatatactttgcctacttttaatggttttaaatcttttcaattataaaaaatagaaattatgcttctcttatttcaatataatataaagtacagCAGTGCGATTCAATGAGAACTCACTTCACTGGAGAAATATTGATAATCGACTTAATACACCTTGATGCATGTATCCTCtaaatgtacttaatattatagaatGTAATTACTTACAACTATAGTCAAAGTCGTATATCAAATTTCATGGTGATGTTCTCTACTGATACTGCAATTCATACAAGTACTTAatatgtaagaaatactaataataatttatatttataatactttaatacgatctaattaaaaaaaaaaattataaatgaatgtgTGTTATATTGTGCAtgcataaacataaaaatggtttttgttttattttcaattaaatctttAGTGAATGttgatgtttattataaatacgtaattGTTTCGCTACCACTTAAGACtcgttatcattataataaagtcATAGTGATTTGATCACAGATGGCATCGGCCACATCCCAAATAACTGTCCACTGATCTAATTGTTGGACTTAAGAAAATGTTTATCCACATATGGTCTTCGTGGTATGTGTTTATTGTAAATCAACCAGCACTGCGAATTATTACTATTGTTTAATGAACTACAAGTTCTATGCTTATGTAATGTcttcattattttcaaaaacagtttaaaaaaatcataatttaaattgcaGTTAAAGGTTTGATCATATTGTAATGTGAACTGAAAATTTCttacatcataaaaaaaaatatctcagtataaaaaatatttgtatttaatagcgAATAAATGTTCAGAACTAATCTATATTACCTCACTGCTTATCAAAACAATGATGAACGTTAAACCTATctcagaatttattttataattaagaaaggCAGACAAGCAAATGTTTTAATCTATAGCCTGCCAACATGTCATTAATACCTATAAACTTACCTATGAAATGAAActcaacaatacaaaatattgtttggtAGAATAATTAATAGGATGGTACCTCACCAGATTGCCatgcaaatattattactacCACCATTTTTAATTGCTTTATGACTTGTCATATCAAGGTTTTATGTTTTCCTTGACGAAGGATGATTTagcaaacaaaaattaagttatttataattgaaagacAAAGTTATCAATCTTAAATAACATAACGAAAACATTTATATGAATTGAAAGTttagacatatattttttactcttATTTTTTGAAAGTATTGTGGTAGTGTCTCCTGACATACTAccacaaaaataaagaaaaattttcGTCAAAGAAAGTACCGAATTGTAGGCAAACAtaacataatgtatatatacatatacaatttaattaataa contains:
- the LOC126770234 gene encoding sesquipedalian-1, with protein sequence MKINEKNLCAFASSATPVDREGWLDMRGEVGKSYQRKWFTLKGNLLFYFEKKGDKEPIGVVILEGCTIELTEEESYSFKIVFHCESGRTFFLCTNSQASMEAWMKALACASYDYMKLMVAELQRQLDEAQAEEAAEAAALVTVTSPEEEPKVPPRGQRYNPFNKAPEGETKAVPGSRHHKESVKSELPRKKIPFRDIHKSYGRKILSDRSEWRARLRMRDEAVERPLIQL